The genomic window GCATGTGTGGGCTCGGGATATCCTGTACAAGGACTTTCCGGGAAGTTTCACATGGCAGAGACAGAAATACTGGAGGCCGAGAGAAAAGCAGCACCAAGTAGGTCGAATCGTGTCGGCCCATCCAGCCGAGGGGGAGCGGTACTTTCTGCGAGTGCTGCTCAACCATGTACCAGGCAAGACATCCTTCGAGGACCTGCGGACCGTGGGCGGTGTGCTCTGTCATAGCTTCCGTGAGGCTGCCGAGAGATTGGGCCTCATCGAGGCCGACAACACGCTTGACGAGTGTCTTATAGTCAACACAGTTCACGATGCCAGCCTCACTCAGGAGGCTCTTTGCAACAATCTTGGTATTCTGCGAGCCAGGTGACGTGCGCGGTCTATGGGATAGGCACCTAGAGGCAATGTCTGATGACTACCGCCGATCACACACGTGCTCAAAGGCAGTGGAGCAGATGGTGTTGCTTGACATAAGGGGCATGCTACAATCCATGGGCAAAGACATAGTGTTGTTCCCTCTTCCGGACATCGATGAGACCTATGACACTACTGGAGGCGAGGCCAGAGAAGTCACCGAGGAGTCCTCCATCGAGGTTGACGCGAATGATGCTGGTTTAGCGTCCTCGCTAAACCCTGAGCAGAGGCTTGCATACGACGAGATACTGGCAACAGTCGATGCTGGTGATGGGGGTGTATTCTTTGTCGATGGCCCGGGAGGCACTGGGAAGACCTTCCTATACAAGGCACTGCTCGCAAAGGTTCGAGGCGAGGGCAAGATCGTGGTGGCTACGGCGACGTCGGGCGTCGCGGCTTCCATCATGCCTGGAGGAAGGACAGCCCACTCGAGGTTCAAGATCCCACTCAGCATTGAAGATGGGGGGTCGTGCAACTTCACCAAGCAAAGTGGAACGGCCAAGCTCCTGCACATGGCTTCACTCATCCTATGGGACGAGGCCACCATGACGAAGCGACAAGCGGTTGAGGCACTGGACAATAGCATGCGGGACATCATGGGACGACGGGACCGACTATTCGGGGGAAAGACTGTCGTGTTCGGTGGGGACTTCAGGCAGGTGCTTCCGGTCGTCAGGAAGGGGTCACGGGGTCAGATAATTGATGCGACCTTGCGGAGTTCGTACATATGGAAGGGCATGCGCCACCTAAGGCTCCTCACCAACATGAGGGCGCATAACGACCCGTGGTTCGCAGATTACTTGCTAAGGGTAGGCAACGGCaccgaggaaaccgacgaggaagGCAACATAAGGCTCCCAGAAGATATTTGTGTGCAGCCAacagaagacggcgttgacctagAGAAGCTAATCGACCATGTATTTCCTGCTCTAGACGACAACATGGCTGATCCAAATTACATGACATCTCGAGCGATCCTCTCCACCAAGAACGACAACATTGATAAGGTAAACACACGCATGATAGAGCGCTTCCAGGGCGAAGAGAAGATCTACCACAGTTTTGATATTGCAGAGGATGACCCACATGGCTACTATGCCCCCGAGTTCCTGAACAACCTAACTCCCAACAGGCTGCCTCCGCATGCGCTCAAACTGAAGTTAAATTGCCCCGTTATACTGTTGAGAAACATTGATCCAGCTAATGGGTTGTGTAACGGCACAAGGCTTGTGGTCCGGGGTTTCCAAAGGAACGCCATCGACGCAGAAATCGTGCTAGGACAACATGCTGGTAGGAGGGTGTTCCTTCCTCGGATACCTCTCTGCCCATCCGATGACGATATATTCCCTTTCAAGTTCAAGAGGAAGCAGTTCCCTATTAGGCTCAGTTTTGCCATGACAATCAACAAGGCACAAGGGCAGACCATCCCGATTGTCGGGGTGTACCTACCAGACCCGATATTCTCTCACGGTCAGCTCTACGTCGCATTGTCTAGAGCCACTGCGAAGAGGAACATTAAGATTCTCGCCATCAAGGACAACGACAATggtaagggcaagggcaagggcaagggcaaggaacaaatcaataattcaaataagcGAAAAAGATCTGAGCCCTTATTAACGACCATGAAGAACATAGTCTACAAGGAAGTCCTTAGCACATGAAGTCGCCGGATCAAATTATAGCAACTCAAGGTAAAGTATTCAATTCTGCATTACAACCACATACTATTGTAGATCTTAATGCACACTGACCTGAGTTTGTTGCTGCGTAGTACTCGAGGGAGCATGGTCAGTCTTCAGAAACCATGAGTATTCCTTTCGCGACATCTGCCCGTCCTATACTTGGTCAAAGATGGACCTGTTTAAGCTGGAAATAACAAGAGACAGCGTGAAGTTTCCAACATATGCAGGAGGAAGATGCTTGGACAGTGActtggtaaagaagaacaaaattACTAAGGTTTCATATTTCTTTCTAATTCATCTGCTTCTCAATATGGTAAAAACCTGAGGCATCTAATATCatatagaaataaaaataatgaCTTAAACTTCAGTTGGATAGAATCTCTTGTTAGAAATACATGGATAAGGAACTacgtatctctactcctaatggagcagttcgTACGTCATTCGTTGGTACTATTAGGTGGTGTTATATATACTGATATTTTTTTAGTGAAATAAGGGAAGGCACATTGAAATTCAGACAAACTGAATCAGCCGGAGTCAGATAATGTGAGCAAAGTGTGTGCAATAGCTGCAGCAATTGGCGTCTCCCGGTCTGTTCCAGCAAGGAGCTCTATCATAAATAGTCTCATGTGCATATAACTAACAAGTAAAAATAAGCACATTATAAGCTTGGAATTCCTCTTACCTTATCAATATGATTTCCTTTAACTGCTTTGTCAGCTCTTCAAATAGAACCTACAAATATTGAAAGTAAGCTATAAGCATTGTCTCTTCAGATTGCTTGTAATGGTAGCATAATGCTTGCTTCAAGCAAACAATTGGTGTCGGTTAGAATTAGTAACAAGTTTTCTGTCATCGACAATGGAGAGAAGACAAACAAAGAACTGGAGGATAAAAGACATGTTAGTTCAGCTGATGATTAATCGCTTGGAAGCATAAAACCATCTGAAGTTACTGTGCACTGGGAGAATGTTTGTATAGGTTAAAGCATAGAAGCCACACAGTATGATCCTATTTGAACACTAAAATATATTACATATATAGACATCACTTACAAGGCATCCATAATCACTGACATCAAGCTTCATAATCTGCTTCTTCAAGATTCTGATAATATGCGTCCTAACCTGAAAATCATTACTGTGTTAAATTGCAAAAGCACACTGGAAATAAGCGAGAAGGAAAATAATACTGAATATGCAGTGTGAGGCACTAACTATTGTACAGTTCAATTTGCATGACTATTTAGTGTCTCTAGAATCTGCAGAAGTTAATAAATAAATATCGGATAAAACAAATGAGTGGGCAAAGTTAAACCAAGTGATCACTCTGAAATATGTCTCTTAAGATATAATAAGAAAATGGAAAGAGAAAAAAATAACAGAAAATGTACCTTGCCACTCTCTTGAGTGTGAGAACCACTACACACATGTCTGACAAAAAATGGTGGCTATCAGAATAAGTACCAAAACACCATATGCAACGCATTCATAAAGAATGAGTGTCAGCAACTTAGTTGAAGAACAGATGCGTTTACATGGGATCCAGAAATTCCAAATATTTCCAATCCATTTTACGGAGGGCCTCGGTAACTAGCCTGTAGAGATGAGAAATCCATGTACATAAGAAGTTGAACATATGTCGCAACTCACAAGGCTTTGATAGTGACACTTACTTGATTATATCCTCCTTGCTCAAATGACGACCTATCATCTTTCCCCATAGTACTTCGATGTCCTGTTAATATTTAGGTGCCGCGAGCAAACAAAATTAGAGTTGCCCAAAATATGGTACTGAATCATCATAAACAGAGGTGGCGATTCAGGCACAAATTGCAACTTGTCTACTGGAATAAAATTATGGCATCACATACAGAAACTGATACTACTGGAAACATGATGAAAGTAACAATTACTTTCTTAAGGTTGTAGTCGGGCTTCCTCGACTCCGACACTTCCTGCCATGCAGTCAAGAACATTCCGGTTTCAGCTCAAACTCAAGCAGCCCATACTCTAAATCAACACCCATGCTCCAACGATGCGTACCTTAGCTGTGACCCGCTTTTCCTTGGCAGTGACGGGCTGCGGCTTCCCCttggtgccgccgccgccgcctcgcgatTCCTCTTGTTGGTGGTCGCGGCCACCGACCATGGCGACGCTAGGTGGTGCTGGCAAAGGGAGGAAGACGGACGGAGAGCGAGGGTTTCTTGGTAGAGCTGGAGGAAGGCTCTGTCATCGCGCTAAGCTTCGCCGCCGCCCCATCGTCGGAATAACCTGTCGGGCGTGGATGGCGGTGGATCGAACCAATCGAGCCACCGTGGCAGTCGGAGGAGGATGCGGACGAAGCCATCGAGGGAAGGGAGGACGGGCTCGGCGCGCGACATGGAGGAGAGATGGCTGGgagaggaggggccggccgacgcCGTGGAGGGGAGACAAGAATGCGGCGACGCCGTCTATGGACGGGAAGCGGCAGGGACGGGATCAGGCTCGAGCTGAGAGAGTTAGAGGACTGTGTGATGCCGTGAGGATAAGATGTATAGTATTTCTTTGAGAACTGGATAAGATGTATAGTAGGTGGAAAAGAAAACACAGAAGAAATCTATCAGTCTCTAGCTCGGCCCGTCCACTCTTGGGCTGGCCCATCCGCTGCTCAAAGAGTTTTGGGCCCTGGATGAACGCCTCAGGCTGTCTAAAAAAATCTAATTAGGGGTACTCAGTTAGTTTTATTTCCTCGTCAAATAAAAGttagttttttttgcaaatttgtcTAAAAAACATTTTTGCAAATATAAAAAGTTGTGTTAGTCTCACTTTTATTTTAATTTATTATAAATGTTTATATAATGTAGTATAAAATATTTCTTATATTTTTATATGTTTATATGTTTAAGTTTTCTTCAACGGAGATTAAAAAGTG from Triticum aestivum cultivar Chinese Spring chromosome 3B, IWGSC CS RefSeq v2.1, whole genome shotgun sequence includes these protein-coding regions:
- the LOC123071790 gene encoding pumilio homolog 24 isoform X1; translated protein: MVGGRDHQQEESRGGGGGTKGKPQPVTAKEKRVTAKEVSESRKPDYNLKKDIEVLWGKMIGRHLSKEDIIKLVTEALRKMDWKYLEFLDPIHVCSGSHTQESGKVRTHIIRILKKQIMKLDVSDYGCLVLFEELTKQLKEIILIRPGDANCCSYCTHFAHII
- the LOC123071790 gene encoding pumilio homolog 24 isoform X2: MVGGRDHQQEESRGGGGGTKGKPQPVTAKEKRVTAKEVSESRKPDYNLKKDIEVLWGKMIGRHLSKEDIIKLVTEALRKMDWKYLEFLDPIHVCSGSHTQESGKVRTHIIRILKKQIMKLDVSDYGCLVLFEELTKQLKEIILISLNRSIFDQV